A stretch of DNA from Gemmatimonadota bacterium:
GGTCCCAGGTCCCCTGGTAGAGGGTTCCGGGGAGCAGGAGGCGGTCCAGGTAGGCGGCGATGTTCGTCCCCGGTTCGAGGTCGCCCGCGACGCCCCCCGGCGCCGGGACGAACCGCATGACGGCGGTGAAACCGATCAGGCACACGGCCGTCAGCGCGGTGAGCCCGCGCCGGCCCAGCCACAGGAATGCCGCGCCGGCTACCAGGTACACCACTCCGATGCGCTGCAGTACTCCGGGCAGCCGCAGCGATCCCGGGTCGAGAAACGGCCAGGCGGCCAGGAAGAGCCCGAGCCCGATCAGGATCCCGCTGCGGCGCAGGATCTTGAGGAACAGCTTCCCTCTGTCGGCGCCAGCTTCCCCCCGCCGTCCGAGGGAGAACGGGATCGCCACCCCCACGATGAACAGGAAGAAGGGGAAGATGAGGTCGGTCGGCGTCCAGCCGTGCCACGGGGCGTGGAGGAGCGCCGGATAGACGTGCTCCCAGCTCCCCGGGTTGTTCACCAGGATCATCCCGGCGATGGTCGCCCCCCGGAAGGCGTCGAGGGAGCGCAGCCGATTCGGCAGGGCCGTCATGGGTTCCGGAGAGCGTCCATCGCCAGTCGCAGGAGTTCGCGGTCGTACGTCCGGAAGTTCTCCCGGGTGAGAGCGAGATGGACGTCGGGGACCACCGGGTTGCCCTCCAGGATCTCGGTGTTCGGACGGAGGGTGTGGCCGATGTTCCACATGAACGCGGCGACCGGTCGCTCCGTGCCGGGGAAGGTGAGCACCTCCTCGTGCTCCCAGGT
This window harbors:
- a CDS encoding DUF5009 domain-containing protein, with product MTALPNRLRSLDAFRGATIAGMILVNNPGSWEHVYPALLHAPWHGWTPTDLIFPFFLFIVGVAIPFSLGRRGEAGADRGKLFLKILRRSGILIGLGLFLAAWPFLDPGSLRLPGVLQRIGVVYLVAGAAFLWLGRRGLTALTAVCLIGFTAVMRFVPAPGGVAGDLEPGTNIAAYLDRLLLPGTLYQGTWDPEGVLSTIPAVASALFGILCGQWLRSAGLPSRQTTGLLTAGFWLLTLGWIWSFWLPINKNLWTSSYVLFTAGIALSLLSAFVLIMDVGKPPRWTAPLESLGKNAILAFVGSGLVIKTMLLFPERGDGSAYTWTYEVFFASWLGPLNGSFGFALANVAVWTAIAVFLDRKRIYLKV